A region of Channa argus isolate prfri chromosome 8, Channa argus male v1.0, whole genome shotgun sequence DNA encodes the following proteins:
- the LOC137131141 gene encoding receptor-type tyrosine-protein phosphatase C-like, with protein MYYYILQYLLDMAGLCNVKTLLLLAWIICQINTTAWGKDKNAASNSPSTISPSTTSASSNHSPILPAISSPALTSNETSTTTSNETDHQRISPSPATTQLNSTVTFTTEDSPTSVPLTITSSTSPLVTNKSVTTLLPSTMAATSAVSSNTQTTTQTPEPPSSTLTTDSTKETKHSDAMSVTSITPTRSTQCTGDIQVNNCRPGYVCYQSDWDISFSLSSSNHVSSERCTSDDKTLCIKLGNKDYCSDLTTTFTSGSCSLSLTTSITVDYINPSDIFQPVPTKLPAQIVPEFPINCRSLSIDYTCLDELNKPKKLTDLEPFTDYNCTGQIKNNNVNTNKATTVRFRVDCDLTINTKNRQTNTSIELSWDTTSQKCPDVPELKNLNYTCSCTDSTQKGPITADKHPSGGTCHFTGLQPFTSYTCKVQPTYNNKDVSETKEVTVETEPGIPEVITQLTVKVPGNNMITVECEPHSSLSFKGPQERYIARLQYGSETPVVKNETKCQFEFKHLSYSTTYKLEVTAFNGKFESRSRAVDVDTLYNDKAVIVLIIFVIIIIISLPVVFYIIKIYRRCKQSTDDVYENIRTETIYINARPPESHQKGTNL; from the exons ATGTACTATTACATCTTACAGTACCTCCTAGATATGGCAGGTCTCTGTAATGTCAAGACGTTGCTTCTCTTGGCTTGGATCATCT GTCAAATTAATACCACTGCTTGGGGGAAAGACAAGAATGCAg CCAGCAACAGTCCTTCAACTATCTCACCATCCACCACCTCTGCTTCCTCAAACCATTCACCCATTCTGCCTG CCATTTCATCTCCTGCACTCACCTCAAATGAGACCTCAACCACAACCAGCAACGAAACAGACCATCAGAGAATCTCACCCTCGCCTGCAACCACACAGCTCAACAGCACAGTGACTTTTACCACTGAAG ATTCACCCACTTCTGTTCCACTCACCATAACAAGCTCCACTTCACCTTTAGTAACCAACAAATCTGTAACCACCTTGCTTCCAAGCACCATGGCAGCAACTTCTGCCGTGTCTTCAAACACTCAAACAACCACCCAAACACCTGAACCCCCATCATCAACTCTCACCACAGATTCAActaaagagacaaaacattcaGATGCCATGTCTG TGACATCTATAACCCCTACACGTTCTACACAGT gtaCAGGAGACATTCaagttaacaactgcagacCTGGATATGTTTGTTACCAAAGTGACTGGGACATCAGCTTTTCACTATCATCATCAAATCATGTTTCATCTGAGAGATGCACCAGTGATGATAAAACACTCTGTATCAAACTTGGTAACAAAGACTATTGCTCAGATTTGACTACAACCTTCACATCAGGAAGTTGTTCTTTGAGCCTCACCACAAGCATCACTGTTG aCTACATAAATCCAAGTGACATATTTCAACCTGTTCCCACTAAACTTCCTGCACAAATAGTTCCAGAGTTTCCTATAAACTGTAGAAGTCTCTCCATTGATTACACCTGTTTGG ATGAACTTAATAAACCCAAGAAGCTCACTGATCTGGAGCCGTTCACAGACTACAACTGTACTGGTCAGATCAAGAACAACAATGTCAATACCAACAAAGCAACTACTGTCAGATTCAGGGTTGACTGTG AtctcacaataaacacaaagaacagaCAAACCAACACGTCCATTGAGTTGAGTTGGGACACAACTAGTCAGAAGTGTCCAGATGTACCTGAACTGAAGAATCTTAATTATACCTGCAGTTGCACTGACTCTACTCAGAAAGGCCCAA TTACAGCTGACAAACATCCATCAGGAGGAACATGTCATTTTACTGGACTCCAACCATTCACCAGTTACACCTGTAAAGTCCAACCCACCTACAACAACAAAGACGTTTCTGAAACAAAAGAAGTTACAGTGGAAACTGAGCCTGGAA TACCAGAAGTTATTACTCAACTGACAGTGAAAGTTCCAGGGAATAATATGATCACAGTAGAGTGTGAACCTCATTCATCATTAAGTTTTAAAGGACCTCAGGAACGATACATAGCCCGTCTTCAGTATGGTAGTGAGACTCCAGTTGTgaagaatgaaacaaaatgtcaatttgaatttaaacatCTGAGTTACTCTACGACCTACAAACTGGAG GTGACAGCTTTCAATGGAAAATTTGAGAGCAGGTCCAGGGCAGTAGATGTGGACACTTTGT ACAATGACAAAGCTGTAATTGTTCTGATCAtcttcgtcatcatcatcatcatatccCTGCCTGTCGTGTTCTACATTATAAAGATCTACAGGAGATGCAAACAGTCCACAGA TGATGTGTATGAAAATATAAGGACAGAAACAA TTTATATAAATGCACGGCCTCCTGAAAGTCATCAGAAAGGAACTAACCTATGA